The stretch of DNA ATCGTCGGAGGGTTCAGCGCCCCGGCGGTCGGCAAGCGGCTCGGCCTGCGCCGGGCCTCGGCCATCGGCTTCGGCGTCGTCTTCGTGATCCTGCTGGCCATGGGGCTGACCTTCGACCGGCTGCCGCTGTGGGCGGCGTTCCTGCTGCCGTCGGTGTTCATCCTCGCCCACTCCGCCGGCCCGGGGGCCAACGGCAAGAGCGTCTCGGCGCTGTCCTTCCGCAGCGAACTGCGCGCCACCGCCAACGGCGTCATCGGCGCCCTGGGCAGCCTCGGCACCGTGCTCGGCCTGTTCCTGTTCCCGCTGGTGCAGGAGGCGGTCGGCCTGCCCGCCACCTTCCTGCTGGTGTCGGTCGTCCCGCTGGTGTGCTGCGTCATCTGCTCCGCCGTGAAGTGGGAGCCGACCCGCGCCGCGGTCAACCCCGACGAGGAGCTCGACGCCCCCCAGTTCGCCCGGTGAGCGGGCGCGCGGCGGAAGAGGCGACGGGTGAGAGGAGGAAGCGGACCGTGGACGACAGGGTGATCCTCGCCGTGGACGAGGGGACCACCGGCACCCGTGCGGCCCTGGTGTCGCCGGAGGGGGCCGTGTCCGGGCTGGCCTACCGGCGGCTGGGCGTGGGCAGCCCGCGGCCGGGCGTGGTGGAGCAGGACGCCGACGAGATCTGGGCGGCCACCCTGGAGGTGTGCCGCGCCGCGGTCGCCGCCGGGGGCGGGACCGCGCCCGCCGCCGTCGCCGTGGCCGTCCAGCGCGCCACCAGCGTGCTGTGGGACGCCCGCACCGGGAGGGCGCTGGTCCCCGCCATGGTCTGGCAGGACACCCGGCACGCCGAAGAGCTCGCCGCGCTCGCCGGCGCCTGGGACGCGCGGCTGATCGCCGGGACCGGGCGGCCGACCGGAGTGCGCTCCCCCTACCTGTGGGCGGCCCGGCACCTGGAGCGCACGCCCGAGGTGCGCGCCGCCCACCGCGCGGGGACGCTGCGCTTCGGCACCGTCGACACCTGGCTGCTGTGGAACCTCACCGGCGGAGCGGTACACGCCGCCACCCCCACCAACGTCTGCTCCTCCGGTGCGTACGCGCTCGCCGACCACGCCTACCTGCGGGAGTGGACCGAGGCGCTCGGCTTCCCCGCGGAGCTCCTGCCGGAGCTGCGGGAGGACGGCGACGAGCTCGGCACGGTCGCGCCCGGCCTCCTCGGCGAGGGCGTCGGGGAGGTTCCGATACTGGCCGTGCTCGGCGACCAGCACGCGGCGATGATCGGCCTGGGCTGCCTGGAGGCCGGCCGGGCGATGTGCGTGCACGGCACCGGCAGCTTCGTCGACGTGGCCGCGGGCGAGTCCGTCCCGGCCGGCACCGGGCGGGTCGACGGCGCCCTCACCCTGATCGGATGGCGGACCCGGGGGCGCTCGGTCTACACCGTCGAGTCGTTCTCGGCCACCTCCGGGACGGCGCTGGACTGGGCGTGCTCGACCTTCGCCGGGTTCTCCTCGGCGCGGGAGGTCAGCGAGCTGGCCGAGACCGTCCCCGACACCGGAGGGGCGGCCTTCCGGCCCACCCTGGCCGGGCTGCGCACCCCCGTCATGGAGCCCGGGCTGGGCGCCTCCCTGACCGGGCTGACCATCTCCACCACCCCGGCGCACATCGCCCGCGCCCTCCTGGAGGGCATCGCGCACGCCGTCGCGGACAGCGCGGCGGCCGTCGCCGAGGTGGCGGGCGCCCCGATCACCGAGATGCGGGTCGGCGGCGGGCTGTCGGCGAGCCGGCCGCTGCTGCAGATGCAGGCCGACCTGGTCGGCGTCCCCATGGAGCGGGCCCGCGACGCCGGCACCGCGAGTCTGCGCGGGGCCGCCTACCTGGCGGGGTCGCGCGGGCTGTTCTGGGACTCCCTCGCCCAGGCCGCGGCGACCCGCGGCGCCGGAGACCTCTTCGAACCCGGGATCGGCGCCGGCGAGCGGGCCGAGCGCAGAACCGCCTGGACCCGGCGCATCCACGCCGAGCTGGACCTGCTGGACCGCCATCAGATTGGACGATGACCGACGATGTTCCGCTTTCCCGCCCGCAAGCCGAAGGCCCAGCGCAGCCGGCTCTCCTACG from Nocardiopsis composta encodes:
- a CDS encoding FGGY family carbohydrate kinase, coding for MDDRVILAVDEGTTGTRAALVSPEGAVSGLAYRRLGVGSPRPGVVEQDADEIWAATLEVCRAAVAAGGGTAPAAVAVAVQRATSVLWDARTGRALVPAMVWQDTRHAEELAALAGAWDARLIAGTGRPTGVRSPYLWAARHLERTPEVRAAHRAGTLRFGTVDTWLLWNLTGGAVHAATPTNVCSSGAYALADHAYLREWTEALGFPAELLPELREDGDELGTVAPGLLGEGVGEVPILAVLGDQHAAMIGLGCLEAGRAMCVHGTGSFVDVAAGESVPAGTGRVDGALTLIGWRTRGRSVYTVESFSATSGTALDWACSTFAGFSSAREVSELAETVPDTGGAAFRPTLAGLRTPVMEPGLGASLTGLTISTTPAHIARALLEGIAHAVADSAAAVAEVAGAPITEMRVGGGLSASRPLLQMQADLVGVPMERARDAGTASLRGAAYLAGSRGLFWDSLAQAAATRGAGDLFEPGIGAGERAERRTAWTRRIHAELDLLDRHQIGR